The Dioscorea cayenensis subsp. rotundata cultivar TDr96_F1 chromosome 19, TDr96_F1_v2_PseudoChromosome.rev07_lg8_w22 25.fasta, whole genome shotgun sequence genome includes a window with the following:
- the LOC120250377 gene encoding histone H3.v1 isoform X1: MKECELCEKAARMYCESDQASLCWECDARVHGANFLVARHTRSLLCRGCQEPTPWRASGARLGQTVSVCDRCTGIKQNGSDADRDAAVEDGGEGDNEEDEDEDDDDEEEEEEDDDDGEEEEEEEEEDGENQVVPGTMTPPPPPVASSSSSDECSTRIRNGILKRMRESTDLAPQDDLHSSSSHHQPRSSPDDEATSLRPSKDRKTAATITDGSPATTRHLLDLRSRRGSPSRPI; this comes from the exons ATGAAGGAATGCGAGCTCTGTGAGAAGGCGGCGAGGATGTACTGCGAGTCGGATCAGGCGAGTTTGTGCTGGGAGTGTGATGCGAGGGTTCATGGGGCGAACTTCTTGGTGGCTAGACATACAAGGAGCTTGCTTTGCAGAGGATGCCAGGAACCAACGCCGTGGCGTGCCTCTGGTGCTCGGCTCGGCCAGACGGTGTCCGTCTGCGATCGGTGCACTGGGATTAAGCAGAATGGAAGCGATGCTGACCGAGATGCAGCGGTGGAGGACGGTGGAGAAGGTGATaatgaggaagatgaagatgaggatgatgatgatgaggaggaggaggaggaagatgacgacgatggtgaagaagaagaggaggaggaggaggaggatggggAGAACCAGGTGGTGCCGGGGACGATGACGCCACCTCCACCGCCGGTGGCGAGCTCGTCGAGCAGCGACGAGTGTTCAACCCGAATCCGCAACGGAATCCTCAAACGGATGCGGGAAAGCACGGATCTCGCTCCTCAG GACGATCTCCACAGCTCGTCTTCGCATCATCAACCTCGATCCTCACCGGACGACGAGGCCACGTCACTCCGACCATCCAAAGACCGGAAGACGGCGGCAACGATCACCGACGGATCACCGGCGACCACCCGCCATCTCCTCGATCTCCGTAGCCGCCGGGGCTCTCCCAGCCGTCCGATCTAG
- the LOC120250377 gene encoding myelin transcription factor 1-like protein isoform X2 yields MKECELCEKAARMYCESDQASLCWECDARVHGANFLVARHTRSLLCRGCQEPTPWRASGARLGQTVSVCDRCTGIKQNGSDADRDAAVEDGGEGDNEEDEDEDDDDEEEEEEDDDDGEEEEEEEEEDGENQVVPGTMTPPPPPVASSSSSDECSTRIRNGILKRMRESTDLAPQPKKSIKFSINR; encoded by the exons ATGAAGGAATGCGAGCTCTGTGAGAAGGCGGCGAGGATGTACTGCGAGTCGGATCAGGCGAGTTTGTGCTGGGAGTGTGATGCGAGGGTTCATGGGGCGAACTTCTTGGTGGCTAGACATACAAGGAGCTTGCTTTGCAGAGGATGCCAGGAACCAACGCCGTGGCGTGCCTCTGGTGCTCGGCTCGGCCAGACGGTGTCCGTCTGCGATCGGTGCACTGGGATTAAGCAGAATGGAAGCGATGCTGACCGAGATGCAGCGGTGGAGGACGGTGGAGAAGGTGATaatgaggaagatgaagatgaggatgatgatgatgaggaggaggaggaggaagatgacgacgatggtgaagaagaagaggaggaggaggaggaggatggggAGAACCAGGTGGTGCCGGGGACGATGACGCCACCTCCACCGCCGGTGGCGAGCTCGTCGAGCAGCGACGAGTGTTCAACCCGAATCCGCAACGGAATCCTCAAACGGATGCGGGAAAGCACGGATCTCGCTCCTCAG ccaaaaaaatctataaaattcTCAATTAATCGGTGA